The Kineosporia corallincola genome segment ACGGCCTGGCTCGGGCTGTACCGCCGGGCCGCCGTGCACGTGGGTGAATGGGTGCTGGTGTTCGGGGCGGGGGGCGGCCTGGGCGGGGCCGCGGTGCAGCTCGCCCTGGCGGCCGGGGCCAAGGTGGTGGCCGTGGTGGGGGACGACGAGAGATTCCGGATCGCCCGTGGTCTGGGGGCCCACGTGGTGCTGCACCGGGGAACCATGGACGTCGAGAGCGCCGTGCGGGAGCTCACCGGCGGCAAGGGCGTGCAGGTCGTCTTCGATCCGGTGGGCGGGCCGATGTTCGAGCTGTCCTGCCGCCTGGTCGCGTTCGAGGGCCGCATCGTGGTGGCCGGGTTCGCCTCGCAGCAGGCCGTTCCGGTGGCGCCGGAGCAGGTGCGGGCCGCCAACTTCACCGTGCTCGGGGTGAACTCGGCGCTCTACCGCGAGCGTGAGCCGGAGCTGGTGCAGCGGGCCCACGCCGACCTGACGGCGCTGCTGGACGCCGGTGCTCTGCGCCCGCTGCTGAGCGAGACGCTGCCCTTCGAGCAGGCGGCGCAGGGGGTGTCCCGGCTGGCCGAGGGCTTGGCACACGGCCGGTTCTCGGTGCTGGTGGGCTGATCTGGCAACCCGCGGACCGGCGCCGGCCAGGCCCCTCCTCCTTCCCGGCGCCCGGTCCGGGGTGCTGTGGATTCATCGGTCACCCACAGCGACCCTTGAACAGGAAATCCCGCGATCGGGTGTGACTCGGGCCACGTGACCGTCGGTCGGCCTTCCGCCGACCCTCCGCCGCACGGCGGCCGGCCCGGATGCGGGACGATGGGCGGGTGCCTCGCCATCGTGTTCACATCCCGTTGCGCTGGTCGGACGCCGACGCCTACGGCCACATCAACAACGTGCAGTTCCTCCGGCTGCTGGAAGACGCCCGGGTCACCGCGCTCGGGGTGGACCTGCTCGACCACGCCCGCCGCCCGGACGGCGGTGCGCTGATGGTGTCCCGGCAGGAGATCGAGTACCTGGCGCCGCTGGCCTTCCGGATCCCGCCGATCGGCATCGACCTGTGGGTGACCCGCATCGGGGCCGCCGACTTCGAGCTGGCCTACGAGGTTCTCGACGGCGAACCGGGCGCCGAGACGGTGTGTGCGCGGGCCGAGACCACCCTGTTCTCCTTCGACCTGGACGGCGGCCGGCCGCGCCGGATCGACACCGCCACCCGGGAGAAGCTCACCGGCTGGATCGACGGGCCGCTGAACTGGAAGCGTCGCCGGCGCGAGCCGCAGGCCGCCCGGTGAACCTGCTGCTGCCCGACCTGGGCACCCTCTCCGACGTCCGCACCTTCGTGGGCCGCGCCCGGCAGGTGGACGAGAACGGCGCGATCCGGCTGGTCGCCTCCGGCCCGGTGCTGGCGATGTACGCCGCCGCGGTGCACGGGGGCGGCGGCCCGACCGTGCTGGCCCTGCGCGTGCTCACCCTGGCCGAGCCGGCCGAGGCCGACGCCACCGTGCCGCTGGCGTCGATGGCCGACCGGTTCGCCCGCATCGACCGGCTGATGGCGGGCAGCCGCCCCACCCCGAAGAGCATCGGGAAGCCGCTGGAGCTGCCGGTTCCGCCGACCACGGCGACCAACGCCGGCTGGGCCGGGGTGGTGCCGCCCCGCTCCGGCTGGAGTCTCGACGGCATGGTGCCCTGCCCGGTGCTGCGCACCGCGGCCCGGGCCGGGATCGAGGAGGTCGCGGCCGGGGCCCCGACCGGGTCCGGCGCCTCGGCGGTGGCCCGGCTACGCGCCCTGGTCTGGGGCAGGCCGCTGCTGGAGGGCAGCCCGGTGCCGGCCGGGGTGGCGTTCGCGGCGCAGGTGTTCGGCTTTCTCGGGGCCGGTGCCCCGGAGCCCGGCTCGGGCTGGGGCGACGACGTGGCCACCCTGCACTCGGCCGGGCGCTGGTGGCGGCTGAGCACCCCGCGGGGTCACGTGCTGGCGCGCACCAACCCGCTGGCCTGACCGGCGTCAGTCGGCGGTGTTCTGGAGGCTGAACGCCGCCCGCTCCAGGTAGTCCCAGAGCATCGCCTCGTGGGCCGGCGGCAGGTCGAGGCTGTCGACGCCCGCCCGCATGTGCTTCAGCCAGCGGTCGCGGGCGTCGGCGTTCACCCGGAACGGCACGTGCCGCATGCGCAGCCGGGGGTGCCCGCGCTCCTGGCTGTAGGTGGTGGGGCCGCCCCAGTACTGCTCCAGGAACTTCAGCAGCCGCTCCTGCGCCGGCCCCAGGTCTTCCTCCGGGTACATCGGGCGCAGCACCTCGTCCTGCGCCACACCCTGGTAGAAGGTGTGCACGAGCTTGGCGAACGTCTCCCGCCCGCCGACCGCCTCGTAGAAGGTGACCTGCTCGGGCCGGGGCCCGGTCGGCACGATGTTGAGCGACTCCTGATCCGCCATGCCTCCCAGTTTCGCCTATCGGCCTTCGAGCAGTGCCGCCAGCCCGGCCACCAGCACCTCGGTGGCGTGCCGCAGCGCGCCCTCCGGATCGGCCGACAGCCCGGTGGTCTCGCCCAGCGTGCCGGACACCCGCTCGGCCGTCGGGTGGTCGAGGCCGGCCATCGCCGTGGCCAGTACCGGTGAGATCTCGTTCCACCACTGGAGATCCGACTGCGAGGACTGCTCCCGCGCGCGGTTCAGCTCGACCGTCTCCCGGGCCAGCCCGGACACCGTGGCCAGCAGCGACGTGAGCGTGTGCTCCATCTCCAGGTCGCTCAGCCCGATCCCGTCCAGCGCCCGCAGCTCGGTCTCGTACTTGCCGGAGGCGCCCGGCCCGGGTACCGGCCGGCCGGGCCGCACGTCCACCGTCCAGGGGTGCCGCAGGTGGTGCTGCCAGTTGGCGGTGACGATGTGCCGCACCCGGTCACGCCAGTCGCTCCGCCCGGCGGGCAGGTCCTGGCCGGTGTAGACCTCGCCGGTCACCGCGTCGAGCATCAGCTCGATCAGCTCGGGCCGCCCGGCGATGTACGGGTACAACGTCATCGCGCTGACGTGCAGTTCCTCGGCCACCCGGCGCAGCGTGATGGCGTCGAGCCCTTCGTCGTCGGCCACCCGGATCGCCGCGTCGGTGATCAGTTTCGGCGTGAGCCCGGACCTCCCGGTGCTCACGGTGGGGCGCCAGAGCAGCCCGATCAGTTTCACCGGGTCGCCCTTTCGCTCCGCTCTCTTCGCCATCGGGTCAGTCTATGCGTTGCGTACAACGTAATTTACGTTGTACGTTCTGGCTGTGGGCGCCAACGGTGGACGTCGGTGGCCGGCGACGGTGATCGCCAGCCGGTGTGTGGGATCGCCGGTGGGGTCGTGCCCGGCCCGGTGATGGTGGCGCTACGTGGGATCGGTGGCCGGTCGCAGTGAATCGGACAAGCCGTCTACGGGGGAGGTTTCGGGATGGAGCGGACGGATGTTCGGGTCGAGGCGCGGGGGGTGCGCAAGACCTTCGCCGGGGCGCGGCGCCCGGCACTCGACGGGGTCGATCTCACCGTGCGGGCCGGGCGGGTGCTGGCGCTGCTCGGGGCGAACGGGGCGGGCAAGACCACGATGATCCGGATCCTCACCACACTGCTGGCGGCGGACGCCGGCACCGCACGGGTGGCCGGCTACGACGTGGCCACCCAGGGCGGGCGGGTGCGGGCCTCGATCGGGCTGGCCGGGCAGTACGCCGCGCTCGACGAGATCCTGACCGGCCGGCAGAATCTTGAGATGTTCTCAAAGCTGGCCGGGTACAGCAGAATACGGGCACGGGAACGGTCCGGCGAACTGCTGGCCGCGGCCGGTCTGGTCGAGGTGGCCGACCGGCCGGTGGCCGGGCTGTCGGGCGGGCTGCGGCGCCGGATGGACCTGGCTGCCTCACTGATCACCACTCCGGCAGTGCTTTTCGTCGACGAACCGACCGCCGGCCTGGATCCGCAGGCTCGGCGTGACCTCTGGGGCCGGCTGCGGGGGATGGCCGACGGCGGCGTCGCGATCCTGCTCACCACGCAGTACCTGGAGGAGGCCGACGCGCTCGCCGACGACGTGGTCATCCTGAAGGACGGCTCGGTGATCGCCCGCGGAACCCCGGCCGAACTGAAAACCCTGGTGGGAGAGCCCCGCTGGGTCATGCAGCAGCCTACCCTGGAAGACGTCTACCTGAAGGTGGTGGGGGAGTGAGCATCGTCCGGGAGGCCGTCGTCATCGCGGGGCGCACCGTTCTGCACTGGCGCGCCCGTCCCGGTGTTCTCGTCGTCCAGTTGTTGTTCCCCGTGATGATTCTGCTGATGATGGGCGGTCTGTTCGGCGGGGCGGTGGCCGGCGACACCGGTGACTACTTCGTCTACGTGCTGCCCGGGGTGCTGGCCCTGAACATGCTCTTCGGCATCGAGGGCACGATGGCGGCCCTGGCCTCCGACGCAACGAAAACCGTGACGGATCGCCTGCGTTCGCTGCCGATCTCCCCCGGATCGGTACTGCTGGGCCGGGTGCTCGCCGACCTGATGACGTCGGTGGTCGAGCTCGCCGCGCTCAGCCTGGCCGGTCTCGCGCTGGGCTGGCGCTGGCAGAACGGGATCGGGCCGGCGCTCGCCGCCTACGCCCTGCTGCTGGCGTTCCGGTTCGCCGTCCTCTGGGCGGGAGTGTTCCTCGGCCTGAGGGCGGGCTCGCCGGAGGCGCTCGCGGGTGTTCAGATCCTGGTCTGGCCGGTGGGTTTCGTGTCCACGGTGTTTCTCGACCCGCGCACCATGCCGGGCTGGCTCGGCGCTGCGGCCGAGCTGAACCCGTTGTCCGCGGTGGCCTCCACCGCCCGGGAGCTGTTCACCGGCACGTCGACGGACGGCGTGGGGTGGGGCGCGAGCCACGCCGTCCCCTACGCGATCGGCTGTCAGGTGGTGCTGGTGGCCGTGTTCTCGGTGCTGGGCGTGCGGGCCTACCGGGCGCTCGGCACCTGAACGACGCGTGTCCGAAGGATCCAAGACCCCGCTGTCCGCCGCGCCTAGCGTGGGGGAGATGAAGCTACGACTCGCCGTCATCGAACTCGTGGTCGCCGACATGGCCGCCACGCTGGCCTTCTACCGCCTGCTCGGGCTGGACCTGCCGGCCGGGGCCGGTGCCGAGCCGCACGTGCAGGCCGACCTGGGCGGCATCCAGATCGCCTTCGACACGGAGGAGACGATCCGGTCGTTCCACCCCGGGTGGACCAGGCCGGACAAGGGAGCCACGCAGTCGGCGCTCGCCTTCCTGGCCGGGTCCGCGGCCGAGGTGGACGAGGCCTACGCGGCGGTGGTCGGCGCCGGGTACCGGGGTGAGCTGGAACCCTGGAACGCGGTGTGGGGCCAGCGTTATGCCGTGGTGCGCGACCCGGACGGGAATCAGGTGGACCTGTTCGCCCCGCTCAGCTGACCGGGGGTGCGGCCGGTCAGGGCCTTCACCTCGCGGGACAGGTGCGCCTGGTCGCAGTAGCCGGTCTCGGCCGCCACCCGGGCCGGCGGGATCCCGGCCCGGGTGCGGGCCAGCGCCCGTTGCAGGCGCAGCACCCGCAGCAGGTGCCCGGCGCCGTAGCCGAACAGCTCCCGGCTTCGGCGCTGGAGCTGGCGCGGGCTCAGGCCCACCCGGTCCGCGGTCCGGGCCACCGGCGTCCCCGCGCCGATCAGGGTGAAAACTCTTTCCCCCAGCGGATCTTCCGGAGCCGGGGCGCGGCGCAGCCAGTTCTCCAGGGCCGTCGCACCGTCGGTGGCCACCCGCCGCTCCAGGGCGGCGGCCCGGCGGGTGCCCCACAGGTCGGCCAGGGGCACCCGCCGGTCGAGCAGTGCGTCGGCCGGCACGCCGAGCGCGACCGGCCCGGTGCCGGCGCCGAACCGCAGCGCCGTCCACCGTTCGCCGTCACCGCGCGGCACGTGCAGGTGGGCCGTGCTGTCGGGGCCGGCGACGTGCAGGTGTTCGCCGTCCCACATCAGGTCCAGGCAGCCGTCGGGAAGAATGAGTGACGGTGAGGAGCCCGCGCTCTGCCAGACGGTGACGCCGGGCCGGCCGGCGGGCCGCTCGGAGTACGTCATGACCACCCAGCCTAGGTGCTACCGGCCCAGCTCGCGCTCCTCCGGGTGACGCTTCGAGCTGGAGTCCGCGGTCGGGCTGGCCTCGGTCCCGGCCTCGGGCGAGGGCGGGGTGCCGAACGCCGGGCTCATCGGCGGGGCGGCCTCGCCCTGGCCGACGATCACGGTGCGCGGCGTGGAGTGCATGTAGATGCCCTCGCGGGCGAAGCGCAGGCGGATGCGGCGGCGCATCTCCCGGGCGACCGGTGCGGACTGGTCCGGGTAGGTCTTGATCACCATCCGCACCACCACGCTGTCCTGGGTCATCGTCTCGACGCCCCACAGCTCCGGGTCCTCCATGATCACGGCGCCGTACTTCGGCTCGGCCCGAACCTGGGCCGCGATCTCCTCGAGCAGGTCCTCCACGTGGTCGATGTCTTCGTCATAGGCCACGTTCACGTCGAGCACCGCCCGGGACCAGCCCTGCGAGTGGTTGCCGACCGACAGGATCTCGCCGTTGCGGACGTACCAGACCGTGCCGTTGAGGTCGCGCAGCTGGGTGACCCGCAGGCCCACCGCCTCGACCACACCGCTGGCCTCACCCACGTTGACCGAGTCGCCCACGCCGTACTGGTCCTCGAGGATCATGAACATGCCGGCCAGCACGTCGCGCACCACGCTCTGCGCGCCCAGGCCGAGGGCCACACCGATCACGCTGAGGCTGGCCAGCAGCGGCGTGATCTCCACGCCGATCTCGTCGAGCACCATCAGCCCGATGACGATGAAGATGACGACCGTGGTCACGCTGCGCAGCACCTGGGCTAGCGTGCGGGCCCGGGCCAGCCGGCGGGTCACCATCGGCGGGGTGGCGGCCTTCACCCGGGCGTCGTCCCGGCTCTCCTCGGCGGCCTCGCCGGTCTCCCGGCCCGGGGCCATGGTGCCGTTCGCGACCCGGTCGGCCAGCCGGCCGATCAGCCGGTGCACCACCTTCCGGATGGCCCAGCCGATCAGGACGATGAACGCGATCCGCAGCGGGGTGCCGAGGAAGAAGTCCAGCCACTGGCCGAGCCGGCTGCTGCCGGTCACCCGGAGGGTCAGGCCGCAGATCGAGAAGTCGTCCCGGGAACAGGTCTGGGTCTCGGTGCGGGTCTGGATGTCGGTGAACGCGCCGGTGATCTGGTCGGACAGGGAGGTGGCGCTCGGGCTCGCGGTGGCGGTGGCCGTCGCGCTGCCGGTCGGGGTGGGGGTCGGGGTGCCGGTGCCGGTCGGATCGGGGGTCGACGATGCGATCAGCGCGCTCAGCTGGACGTGTGCGGCGACGAGTGGGGCGGCGAACATTCGGCCGAGATTATCGCCGTCAGGTGACGGTGGAGAAACCTGGTTCGGTCGATTTCCGGACGAACCCGCCGCGGTTCACAGCTTGTCGGGGGCGAACGCATGAGGGACGACGGGGAGCCCGGCCCGGCGCCCCGCCGTCCACGGGGCGCCGGCCTCGGGTGAACTACCGGTCCCGCTGGTTCAGGTCCAGTCCGGTCTGCGCGGCCAGGAACGTCATGGTGTCGGTGGACAGGGCGATCGTGCGGGACAGCGCCCGGGCACCGTGACCGACGTCCTTCTCCCGGCGGATCAGGACCGGCCGGGCCTGCGGGTCACCGGTGGTGGCGTGCTGGAGCGCGGCGCACAGCTTGCGGGCGTGCAGCGGGTCCACCCGGGTGTCGCCGTCGAACACGGTGAACAGCGTGGCCGGGTAGTCCACACCCTCGCGCACCCGGTGATAGGGCGAGTAGCCGAGCAGCCAGCCGAACTGCTCCGGGTCGTCGGCCGAGCCGTACTCCACGTTCCAGGTGGCGCCCAGGCCGAACTTCTCGTAGCGGATCATGTCGAGCAGCGGCGCCGAGCAGACGATCGCCCGGTACAGCTCCGGGCGCTGGGTCAGCGCGGCTCCCACCAGCAGCCCGCCGTTCGATCCTCCCGAGGCCGCGAGCTGTGCGCTCGTCGTCCACCCGTTCTGGATCAGGTGCCCGGCGGCGGCGTGGAAGTCGTCGAAGACGTTCTGCTTGAGGCCGAGCATGCCGGCCCGGTGCCAGTCCTCGCCCTCCTCGCTGCCGCCGCGCAGGTTGGCCACCGCGTACACGCCGCCGGCCTCCGCCCAGGCCAGGATGCCCGCGGAATAGCCCGGCGTCATCGGCACGCCGAAGCCGCCGTAGCCGTAAAGGATGGTGGGGCGCGGGTTCCGGGGCCCGCCGGACTCGTCCAGCAGGTCGGCGCGCGAGGTGACGAACATCCGCACCGTGGTGCCGTCGGCCGAGGCGTACTCGATCTGCCGGGTGACCACCTCCGGCACCGCCACCGTGCCCGGCGGGGTGGCGTACAGCTCGACCCGGCCGGTCAGCCCGTCGAGCCGGTACACGTGCGGCGGGGTGACGTGATCGGTGTAGGTGAACCAGCACTCGTGCCCGCCCTCGGGCCGGGACACCAGACCGCCGACGGTGCCCACGCCGGGCAGCTCGATGCTGCCGCTCGCCCCCGGGTAGCGGGAACCGGAGTCCAGGTCGTGCACGCTGATCTCGGAGACCGCGTGCCGGGTCCACTTCGCCAGCAGCAGCGGGCTGTCGATCAGCTGCTCGCCGTCGAGCACCGTGTAGTCCTGGAGCACGGCCTCGTCGTGCTGCGGGATCAGGTCGCGCCAGTGCTCCGGGCCGGGCTCGCTGGGGTCGGTGACGGCCAGCCGGCCGCGCGGCGCGTCCAGGTCGGTGAACACGTAGAGCCGCCCGTCGCGGCCCACGTGCGCGCCGAACTGCGCGTCGAGACCGGTGGCGACGGGGCGGAAGTCGGGCTTGAGGTGGGCGCCCGGCGTGGCCAGGTCGGCGATCCAGGTGTCGTTGCGCGGCGCCGTGCCGACCGCCGCCGACACGATCAGCCAGCGCCCGTCGCGCGACAGGCCCACGCCGAAGTAGGTGCGCGGGTCGTGGCCGTCGCCGAATACCTGCACGTCGTGCGCCGGGTCGGAACCCACGCGGTGCAGCCAGATTCGCCGGTGGTACTGCTCCTCGCCGGCCGGCACCTCCTCCGGGGGCAGGCGGCGCACGTAGAAGAAGGCCGGCACCCGGCCCTCGCCGTCGGCGGCGGGCAGGCCGCCGGGGATCCACGAGACGGGGGAGTAGCGGGCCCGGTCGATCGGGCCGTCGACCAGCTCGCCGGTGGTGACGTCGACGATGCGCAGCACGCTCTCCTCGGTGCCGCCCTCGGAGAGCTGGTAGGCCAGCAGCGTGCCCTCGCGGTCGGGCTGCCAGGCGTCCAGGGTGGTGGTGCCGCTGCCGTCGATCGCGATCGGGTCGACCAGGGCGCGGCGGCCGTCCGACGAGGAGTCCTGCACGTAGAGCACGCTGTGTTCCTGGCCGGGCTCGCGGCGCATCGAGAACACCCGGCGGCCGCGCCAGATCGGCACCCCGACCACCCCGGCACCCATCAGCTCGCCCAGCCGGGCACCGAGCCGTTCCCGGCCGGGCCAGCCGGCCGAGGCGGTGGCGAAGAGCTCGTCCTGCTGCTGCGACCAGGTGACCGTGCGCTCGTCCGCGGCGTCCTCCAGCCAGCGGTACGGATCGGCCACCGGCCTGCCGTGCAGATCCTCGACCAGGTCGAGGCGCGGGGCCGGGACGACGGGGGCGGCGGAGGACGGGTTACTCATGGCTGACACAGTAGGCACAGTAAGGCCCGAACTCTGGCAGGATTCTGCGAAGACCCGAACCAGCCTTTGAACCGCCTCCTTGAACCGACACGACGGAAGCACAAGGGTGACCGAGCAGCGACCCCCTCAGGACAGCCCCATCGGCCCGGACGACGAGGGCTCCGTGTACGACATCAGCGCGCCCACCCCGCCCGCCGGGATCGCGCTGGGCGTGCCGAAGAGCGAACCCGCCTTCCTCCGGCCGAAACTGGTGGACGGAAACCTCGACCTGGACGCCCCCGCGCCCGACGAACTGGTACAGCTCGCCGACGGCCTCGGCGTCGCCACCGAGTTCAAGGACTGGAAGGGCAAACAGGTCCCGGTGGCCACCCGCACCATCTGCGGTGTGCTGGAGGCACTGGACATGCCGGTGCGCACCGGCGTGCACGTGCGGGCCGCGCTCGCCGAGCTGCGCCGCCGGCCGTGGATGAAGATGCTGCCCGACGTCACCGTGGTGCGGGAGGGCGACTCCACCGTCGTTCCGGTGCACATCGACGCCGAGCTGCCGCTGCACCGGCTGGAGGTGCGGCTCGAGACCGAGGACGGTTCGCTGCTGACGCTGCCGCTGGCGGCCGATCAGCCCGCGCCCGACGAGGCCCGGGCCACCTTCGACGGCCGCACCCTGCGCCGGGTGAACTTCCTGGTGCTGTCGGACATCCCGATCGGCTACCACACGCTGTGGGCCCGCTATCAGCCGCAGGCCCGGCACCCGGGCAGTGAGAACCCGGCGGCCACCGACGAGACCTTCCGGCCGTTCATCGTCACCCCGCGGCGCCTGGAACTGCCCGCCCCGGTGGCGGAGAGCCGGGCCTGGGGCTTCATGACGCAGCTGTACTCGGTGCGCTCGTCGCGGTCCTGGGGTCTCGGCGACCTGGGTGACCTGGCCGAGCTGACCGGCTGGAGCGCGCGGGCGGGCGGCGCCGACTTCGTGCTGGTGAACCCGCTGCACGCGGCCGAGCCGATCGCCCCGATGACGCCGTCGCCCTACCTGCCCACCACCCGGCGCTTCTTCAACCCGGTCTACCTGCGGGTGGAGGACATTCCCGAGGTCGCCTACCTGGCCTCCACCGAGCGGGCGATCATCGAGTGGCAGGCCGAGGCCATGCGGGCGCTGAACACCGACCCGCGCGAGCTCGACCGCGACGCCGTGTGGGAGGCCAAATCGGCTGCGCTGCAAACGGTCTTCGAGTTCCCGCGCAGTCGCGAGCGGCAGGCCTCGTTCGAGGCGTACTGCGTGCGTGAGGGCCAGGGGCTGGAAGACTTCGCCACCTGGAGCGCGCTGGCCGAGCGGTACGGGCTGCCCGCCGCGGACTGGCCGGCGCACCTGCGCGACCCGCACGGCGAGGCGGTGGCGCACGTGCGCGAGGAACTCGCCGACCGGGTGGAGTTCCACCGCTGGCTCCAGTGGTGTCTCGACCAGCAGCTGGCCCGGGTGGCCGAGGTGGCCCGGGACGCGGGCATGTCCGTCGGCGTGGTGCACGACCTGGCGGTCGGCGTGCACCCGGACGGCGCGGACGCCTGGGCCCTGTCCGACGTGCTGGCGATGGGCGTCACCGCGGGCGCCCCGCCGGACGCGTTCAACCAGCAGGGCCAGGACTGGTCGCAGCCGCCGTGGCGGCCCGACCGGCTGGCCGAGCTGGGCTACGCGCCCTACCGCGACATGCTGCGCACGCTGCTGCGGCACGCCGGCGCGCTGCGGATCGACCACATCCTCGGCCTGTTCCGGTTCTGGTGGGTGCCCGAGGGCAACTCCCCGGCCGACGGCACCTACGTGCGTTACGACCACGAGGCGATGATCGGCCTGCTGGCCCTGGAGGCGCAGCGGGCGGGCTGTTTCGTGGTCGGCGAGGACCTCGGCAACGTGGAGCCCTCGGCCCGGGAGTACCTGAAGGAACGCAGCGTGCTGGGCACGTCGATCCTCTGGTTCGAGCGCAACTACGAGGGCGACGGCAAGCCGCTGCCGCCCGAGGCCTGGCGGGAACTCTGCCTGGCCACCGTCACCACGCACGACCTGCCGCCCACCGCGGGCTATCTGGCCGGTGAGCACATCGAACTGCGGGAGCGGCTGGGCCTTCTCACCCGCACCTACGAGCAGGAGGCCGCGATCGACGCGGCCGAGCGGCAGGACGTGCTCACCCAGCTCACCCGGCTCGGGCTGCTGAAGATCGGTCCCACCGAACGCGACAAGGTGGAGGCGCTGCACGTCTTCCTCACCATGACGCCGTCGAAGCTGATCGGGGTGCAGCTGGCCGACGCGGTCGGTGACCGGCGCACGATGAACCAGCCGGGCACCAACGACGAGTACCCGAACTGGCGGCTGCCGATGGCCGACGGCGTGGGGCAGCCGGTGCTGCTCGACGACCTGATGGACTCGGCCCGGGTGCTGGGCCTGGTGCGC includes the following:
- a CDS encoding zinc-binding dehydrogenase, whose protein sequence is MSTQASVSGSGTIEVGGEMRAWRVVAAGEPGQVMRLEQVPVPSPGPGQVLVQVAAAGLGLTDAALAQGLSVHAPPPPFTPGLELCGEIVGVGPGVSQYRLGERVVGQTTLPNGSLAQYAVARAQDVFPAPTALDDAPASVFHLAHLTAWLGLYRRAAVHVGEWVLVFGAGGGLGGAAVQLALAAGAKVVAVVGDDERFRIARGLGAHVVLHRGTMDVESAVRELTGGKGVQVVFDPVGGPMFELSCRLVAFEGRIVVAGFASQQAVPVAPEQVRAANFTVLGVNSALYREREPELVQRAHADLTALLDAGALRPLLSETLPFEQAAQGVSRLAEGLAHGRFSVLVG
- a CDS encoding acyl-CoA thioesterase; this translates as MPRHRVHIPLRWSDADAYGHINNVQFLRLLEDARVTALGVDLLDHARRPDGGALMVSRQEIEYLAPLAFRIPPIGIDLWVTRIGAADFELAYEVLDGEPGAETVCARAETTLFSFDLDGGRPRRIDTATREKLTGWIDGPLNWKRRRREPQAAR
- a CDS encoding globin, which codes for MADQESLNIVPTGPRPEQVTFYEAVGGRETFAKLVHTFYQGVAQDEVLRPMYPEEDLGPAQERLLKFLEQYWGGPTTYSQERGHPRLRMRHVPFRVNADARDRWLKHMRAGVDSLDLPPAHEAMLWDYLERAAFSLQNTAD
- a CDS encoding TetR/AcrR family transcriptional regulator; this translates as MAKRAERKGDPVKLIGLLWRPTVSTGRSGLTPKLITDAAIRVADDEGLDAITLRRVAEELHVSAMTLYPYIAGRPELIELMLDAVTGEVYTGQDLPAGRSDWRDRVRHIVTANWQHHLRHPWTVDVRPGRPVPGPGASGKYETELRALDGIGLSDLEMEHTLTSLLATVSGLARETVELNRAREQSSQSDLQWWNEISPVLATAMAGLDHPTAERVSGTLGETTGLSADPEGALRHATEVLVAGLAALLEGR
- a CDS encoding ABC transporter ATP-binding protein, which gives rise to MERTDVRVEARGVRKTFAGARRPALDGVDLTVRAGRVLALLGANGAGKTTMIRILTTLLAADAGTARVAGYDVATQGGRVRASIGLAGQYAALDEILTGRQNLEMFSKLAGYSRIRARERSGELLAAAGLVEVADRPVAGLSGGLRRRMDLAASLITTPAVLFVDEPTAGLDPQARRDLWGRLRGMADGGVAILLTTQYLEEADALADDVVILKDGSVIARGTPAELKTLVGEPRWVMQQPTLEDVYLKVVGE
- a CDS encoding ABC transporter permease, coding for MSIVREAVVIAGRTVLHWRARPGVLVVQLLFPVMILLMMGGLFGGAVAGDTGDYFVYVLPGVLALNMLFGIEGTMAALASDATKTVTDRLRSLPISPGSVLLGRVLADLMTSVVELAALSLAGLALGWRWQNGIGPALAAYALLLAFRFAVLWAGVFLGLRAGSPEALAGVQILVWPVGFVSTVFLDPRTMPGWLGAAAELNPLSAVASTARELFTGTSTDGVGWGASHAVPYAIGCQVVLVAVFSVLGVRAYRALGT
- a CDS encoding VOC family protein gives rise to the protein MKLRLAVIELVVADMAATLAFYRLLGLDLPAGAGAEPHVQADLGGIQIAFDTEETIRSFHPGWTRPDKGATQSALAFLAGSAAEVDEAYAAVVGAGYRGELEPWNAVWGQRYAVVRDPDGNQVDLFAPLS
- a CDS encoding helix-turn-helix domain-containing protein, whose amino-acid sequence is MTYSERPAGRPGVTVWQSAGSSPSLILPDGCLDLMWDGEHLHVAGPDSTAHLHVPRGDGERWTALRFGAGTGPVALGVPADALLDRRVPLADLWGTRRAAALERRVATDGATALENWLRRAPAPEDPLGERVFTLIGAGTPVARTADRVGLSPRQLQRRSRELFGYGAGHLLRVLRLQRALARTRAGIPPARVAAETGYCDQAHLSREVKALTGRTPGQLSGANRST
- a CDS encoding mechanosensitive ion channel family protein, with the protein product MFAAPLVAAHVQLSALIASSTPDPTGTGTPTPTPTGSATATATASPSATSLSDQITGAFTDIQTRTETQTCSRDDFSICGLTLRVTGSSRLGQWLDFFLGTPLRIAFIVLIGWAIRKVVHRLIGRLADRVANGTMAPGRETGEAAEESRDDARVKAATPPMVTRRLARARTLAQVLRSVTTVVIFIVIGLMVLDEIGVEITPLLASLSVIGVALGLGAQSVVRDVLAGMFMILEDQYGVGDSVNVGEASGVVEAVGLRVTQLRDLNGTVWYVRNGEILSVGNHSQGWSRAVLDVNVAYDEDIDHVEDLLEEIAAQVRAEPKYGAVIMEDPELWGVETMTQDSVVVRMVIKTYPDQSAPVAREMRRRIRLRFAREGIYMHSTPRTVIVGQGEAAPPMSPAFGTPPSPEAGTEASPTADSSSKRHPEERELGR
- a CDS encoding prolyl oligopeptidase family serine peptidase; amino-acid sequence: MSNPSSAAPVVPAPRLDLVEDLHGRPVADPYRWLEDAADERTVTWSQQQDELFATASAGWPGRERLGARLGELMGAGVVGVPIWRGRRVFSMRREPGQEHSVLYVQDSSSDGRRALVDPIAIDGSGTTTLDAWQPDREGTLLAYQLSEGGTEESVLRIVDVTTGELVDGPIDRARYSPVSWIPGGLPAADGEGRVPAFFYVRRLPPEEVPAGEEQYHRRIWLHRVGSDPAHDVQVFGDGHDPRTYFGVGLSRDGRWLIVSAAVGTAPRNDTWIADLATPGAHLKPDFRPVATGLDAQFGAHVGRDGRLYVFTDLDAPRGRLAVTDPSEPGPEHWRDLIPQHDEAVLQDYTVLDGEQLIDSPLLLAKWTRHAVSEISVHDLDSGSRYPGASGSIELPGVGTVGGLVSRPEGGHECWFTYTDHVTPPHVYRLDGLTGRVELYATPPGTVAVPEVVTRQIEYASADGTTVRMFVTSRADLLDESGGPRNPRPTILYGYGGFGVPMTPGYSAGILAWAEAGGVYAVANLRGGSEEGEDWHRAGMLGLKQNVFDDFHAAAGHLIQNGWTTSAQLAASGGSNGGLLVGAALTQRPELYRAIVCSAPLLDMIRYEKFGLGATWNVEYGSADDPEQFGWLLGYSPYHRVREGVDYPATLFTVFDGDTRVDPLHARKLCAALQHATTGDPQARPVLIRREKDVGHGARALSRTIALSTDTMTFLAAQTGLDLNQRDR